In a single window of the Palaemon carinicauda isolate YSFRI2023 chromosome 10, ASM3689809v2, whole genome shotgun sequence genome:
- the LOC137648415 gene encoding uncharacterized protein has protein sequence MHKHSTFIRNRLEHLITLCEMHPIRFQFVSGIENPADLVTRVASYKTTVKSNFLSGPVFLKESANFYSSRSDIMNFIVPNPRAKSGDVVSENYNQINFGSTEEECAEHLASTVGCSASFKSGQIITGAAGKGEPEHLVTVNKFSSLSRLVSVYRYVFKFIESLKCKLYSRYPERYGNLRVLDENLYAKAMNYIIRIEQHIYFPEIFRYFDSGSTFVKDIPNIVNQLNVYPDNEGILRVKSKFSRWKNDKNYRFPVLLPKDSYITKLIVLDLHEKMYHSGCYKVLSELRRQFWIPHCFSVVKRILQECILCRKLKQRAIKLNQSPYRLFRQEPPSVPFRTIFIDHIGPYFVLYNGKKVKVWILCITCLWSRAINLKVCLDMTSGEFIRALQLHSFEYGVPELCLSDLGSSLVAGANIITDFLNDPETQNFFEEQGVRPLKFEQYFKGHHPLGGLVEVCVKMVRQLLHCSIKKNVLQYRDFEFVVSQTIHLVKRRPIAFSEGLRDTSDDVIPDPITPEKLIHGLDLISLNLIPAMQPLPTSNDPDWSLNTDPIDTIRTSYEKLKKVRTHLIETYNAEFLNNLMTQAVNDKSRYKPVTHKKLQVGDIVLIKEENCKPTNFPLAVVKDVKTNVLDEVTDAVLLKGKNREMVRRHVTSLIPILTRKEMSQSNIKTLTDHISVNTTDPTANLGEDKPQNKERPKRKAALQSMQKTRGMISDI, from the coding sequence ATGCATAAACACAGCACCTTTATCCGTAATAGGTTAGAACATTTAATTACCTTGTGTGAGATGCATCCTATAAGATTTCaatttgtttcaggtattgaaaatCCAGCTGACCTTGTCACTCGTGTAGCTTCATATAAAACTACCGTTAAGTCTAATTTCCTCTCTGGGCCAGTGTTTTTGAAAGAATCTGCTAACTTCTATTCAAGTCGCAGTGATATAATGAATTTCATTGTACCAAACCCCAGGGCAAAATCAGGGGATGTTGTTTCGGAGAATTACAATCAAATTAATTTCGGCTCCACCGAAGAGGAATGTGCAGAACATTTAGCATCAACAGTTGGGTGTTCTGCGTCTTTCAAATCCGGCCAAATTATTACTGGTGCAGCCGGTAAGGGAGAACCAGAGCACTTGGTGACTGTAAACAAATTTTCCAGTTTGTCTAGGCTTGTATCTGTTTATAGGTACGTGTTTAAGTTTATTGAGAGCCTAAAATGCAAACTTTACTCCAGGTATCCTGAGAGGTATGGAAACCTGAGAGTTCTtgacgaaaacttgtatgccaaggcaatgaattacataattagaatAGAACAGCACATTTATTTTCCCGAGATATTCAGGTATTTTGACAGTGGTTCTACGTTCGTTAAAGATATCCCAAACATTGTTAACCAACTCAATGTATATCCTGATAATGAGGGAATTCTAAGAGTGAaaagcaaattctcaagatggaaaaatgataagaattacagatttcctgttttgcttcctaaggatagctacatcacaaaattaattgttttagatttgcatgagaaaatgtatcactcaggctgttacaaggttttgtctgaattaagaagacaattttggattccacactgtttctctgttgtgaaacgcatcctgcaagaatgcatactttgtagaaaactgaagcagagagctattaaactaaatcaatctccctacaggttattcagacaagaaccacctagtgttccctttcgtacaatattcatagatcacataggcccttactttgtactttacaatggcaaaaaggtgaaagtctggattctttgcatAACTTGCCTCTGGTCTAgggctattaatttaaaagtttgtcttgacatgacctcaggtgagttcattagagctttacagcttcattcatttgaatatggagtgcctgaattatgtttatctgatcttggttcatccttagttgcaggagctaacataattactgactttctgaatgatccagaaacccagaatttttttgaagaacaaggagtacggccattaaaatttgagcaatattttaaaggccatcatcctcttgggggattagtggaagtatgtgtgaagatggtccgtcagttgcttcattgctcaatcaagaaaaatgttcttcaatacagagattttgagtttgtggtttcacaaactattcacctggttaaacgaaggcctattgctttctcggaaggtctaagagataccagtgatgacgtaattccagaccctattaccccagagaagttaatacatggcttggacttaatatctttgaatcttattccagccatgcagccgcttcccactagcaatgatcctgattggtctttaaacactgaccctattgataccataagaacaagttatgagaaactgaagaaagtgcgcacacatttgatagaaacctacaatgcagaatttttgaataatttgatgactcaggctgtcaatgataaaagtagatataagccggttacccacaaaaaattacaggtaggggacattgtactgataaaagaggagaattgcaaACCTACCAATTTCCCATTGGCAGTTGTTAAAGACGTTAAAACTAACGTACTTGATGAAGTAACTGACGCTGTTCTGCTTAAAGGTAAAAACAGGGAGATGGTTCGACGACACGTCACATCTTTAATCCCTATATTAACGCGCAAGGAAATGtcacaatcaaatattaaaacattgacAGATCATATTTCTGTTAATACTACCGATCCCACGGCAAACCTGGGGGAAGATAAGCCTCAGAATAAAGAGAGGCCCAAGAGGAAAGCTGCTCTGCAAAGCATGCAAAAGACTCGAGGTATGATCAGTGACATTTGA